The genome window CGGCGGCTGCGCGGGCGCCGAGAGCGACTTCGCGGGCTACGGCGAGCGGATCGCCGACGGCACGCTCGCGGAGCTCGACGGCTCCGCGCTCGCGACGGGCGTCGAGCTCACCCCCGATCTCCTCGGGAACGGCTGTCTCCGGACCGACGAGCGGCGCTGTCTGATATTCTCGTGGGCGTTCGACGAGGAGGGCGGCAACGCCGGACAGGGCGGCGCGATCGACTTCGACGTGGAGTTCGCCGCGGACGACTGCGCCGCCGAGGGGAACCCGTTCGACATGAACGGCGAGGCGAACGAGACCGATTCGACCGGCATCGGCAGTTCGGTCGACGCCGGCGGTTCGACCGACACCGGCGAGGGGTCCGTATGACCCCCGGAGACGGGACGCGGCGCCCGAGCGGTCTGAGTCGGCGGCGGCTGCTCGCCGGCATCGGCGGCGTCGGCGCCGTCGGGATGGCGAGCGGCATCGGCACGGGCGCGTACCTCTCGGACCGGGAGACGTTCGCTGACAACGCGTTCGGCGCCGGCTCCGTCGAACTGATCGTGAACGACGCGGTCTCCGACGGGACCTTCGCGGTCGACGTGTCGGGGATACGGCGGGGCGACTCCGGCCACAAGAAGTTCGAAATCGACGTGCGAACGAACCCCGCCCGGGTCTGGATCGCGACCGACTGTCCGGACGACGGCGCGCTCGCGCGCGCTCTCGAAGTCGAGATCTCCGTCCTCGGCGGACCGTCGCTGACCGACGGCTACCGCTCTCTCGCGGACGTCGAGCGCGACCTCGTCGCGGGCGAGCGGATCGACGCGGACTGTCTCGTCCCCGAGGAGCCCGTGACCCTCGAGGTGGCCTGGCGGCTGCCCGCCGACGCGCCCGACGAGGCGGCGGACGAGGCGACCGACCTGCGGTTCCGGCTGTACGCCGAACAGTGTCGCCACGTCAGCGAGACCGACGCGGCGGAGTCGAACCCCTTCGCCGACCGGGTCTGTGAGGAGTCGGGGAACGAGTGCCTCGCGTGCGTCGAGTTCGGGAAGGCCGAATTCGGCGACTCTCCGGTCGCGGTCGGGGACGCGCTCTCGCTGATCGAACTCCCCGACGGCGTCGGTGAATACGAGATCGCGATCACCGCGGTCGAGACGAAAGACGAGGGAGGCAACGCCGAGACGGTCGGCGTCGAGTTCACTCTCCAAGACGCCGACGGGGATCCCGGACCGGACATGTGTAAGGTCGAGATCAAGGGCGGGCCAGGGACCGAGTCCTACGAGATCGACCCGGTCTCCACGGAGACGGGCGAGATCCTGTTCGCGCCACTGAAGCCCGACAAGGACAAGCGACACGGGATCAGCAACATCGTCGTCTTCGTCTGTTCCGATTCGGGCGACGGCGACGACCCCGACGAGGACGAGACGGTCGACTGCGTCGTCTGTGACGACGAGAACGCCTCGCTCGCGACGCTCGACGTCCTCTACCGCGGCGACGACGAGCCGTCGATCACCGTCGTCTCGACGAAGGGCGGCACCAGCGGGACGCTGTTCACGGGGACGGTCGCCAACGGCGACGTGTTCACTCTCGACGGGAGCGACGTCGAACACCAAGGGAAGGGGAAAGGCCCCGACAAGCTCGGCCCGGAGGTCGAGATACGGGTCGACGACGGAGCGACGACCCCGATCCACGTGAGCTGCTCGGAGCCGCTCACGGTCGGAATGCGGTTCGGACCCGAAGACGAGTTCGAGATCGACGGCGGCACGACCACGAAGGGCGCGCGGCTCTGCGGCGCGGAGGACAACTGATGAACCACACACTCACATCACCACGGATCAGGAAGGCGGCGAACGTACTCGGGATCGTCCTGTTGCTCGCGCTCGTCGCGCCCTTCGCGGTGTACGCCGCGCCGGAAATCGTCGGCGCCGACGAGAGCTTCGTCGTGCTCACGGCGAGCATGACGCCCGCCATCGCGCCGGGCGACGTGGTGATCGTGGCCGAGCGCGACCCGACGACGGTCGTTGACGGCGACGTGATCACGTTCATGCGCGGCACGAGCGAGGTGCCGGTGACGCACCGCGTGATCGACGTCGTCGACGAGGGCGGGACACTCGCCTTCGAGACGATGGGCGACGCGAACGAGGGGCCGGATCCGGGGCTCGTCCCCGCCGGGAACCTCGTCGGCGTGGTCGCGCTGACGATCCCGTACATCGGGTACGTGATCCAGTTCGCGGGCACCCAGGCCGGGTTCGTCACGCTGGTGTTGCTCCCGTTCGGCCTGCTCGCGGTCACGGAGGTCTGGTCGATCGTTCGCAGCCGCGAGGAGACGCACACGGGCGCAGACGCGGGCTCGGACACGGGCTCGGACACGCCGGAAGCGACGGCCGACGGATTCGTCGGCCCGGACGCGATCGCGGCGCCCGGCGCCGTGGCGTCCGACGGGACCGACGCGGCACCCGCGGAGACCGCCGAAGACGACGTTGCTTCCGCGGAGACCGCCGCGACCGGTTCCGGGGGAATCTCCGTCGACGCGGTCGGCGGCGCGGCGGCGGTGTTGCTGGCGTTCGCGCCGTACGCCGCCTACGTGGCGTTCGAACTCCGCACCGCTGCGACTATCGCGGTCGCGGTGGCGGCGGCGACGCTGCTGCTCGGCGCGCTCGCGGCGTGGGTTCCGGCCAGCGGCGTCCTCGACCGGAACCGACCGAGCGCGGAGCCGGCGACGGTCAACGACGCGGCGAGCGACGACGCGGTAATCGATGACGCCGCGGACGGCGCAGCGGACGACCACGCCGCGGGCGACGACATCGCGGCCGACGCGGCGGGCGACGACCACGGACCGGAGTACGCCGAGCGAGCGAGCGATTCGGTCGAACCGTCGGGTTCGGCGGCGGTGACGGACGGGTCCGGGGGGGTTCAGTCGGCAACGGCGCCGGCCTCGTCGCCGTCGACGACCCCACCGTCACAGCCGGACCGCGCCGGGGAGGTGGACTGATGGCCGTGAACCGCGGCCTCGTCGGCCTCGTCGCCGTCGCGGTGCTGGTGTGGGGAGTCGCCTTCGGCGGCGGGCTCACGCTGGCCGTGCTCACGTCGAGCGCGAACGTGACGACCACGTTCGAAACGGTCGAGGAGTTCGATCCGATCGTCGAGGAGACGGAGGGGGATTTCAGGATGGCGACGCTCCCAGTTGAGAGCGGAACGAACGCGACGACGCCGGGCAACGCGACGACGCCGGGCAACGCGACGACGCCGTCGGGCAACGCGACGACGACGCCGGGCAACGCGACGACACCGGGCAACGCGACGACGCCGGACAACGCGACCGTGTCGGCTCCCGAGAGCGCCTCGGCGCCGCCGGACAACGCGACCGCGTCGGATAACGAAACTGCGCCGGACAACAAGCCCGCACCTGACAACGCGACGCAGCCGGACAACGGGCCCGCACCGCCCGAGAACGCCTCGGCATCCGACGACGAACCCGCGCCGGACAACGAGCCCGCGCCGCCTGAAAACGAAACTGCGCCGGACGACGAGACGGAGGAGGACGAATCGACTCCGGACAACGACGAGACGACGCCTCCCGAGAACGACTCGAAGCCGGCCGGGGACGCGTCTGATCCGAGCGGCTCGGAGCCCGCCGCGTTCGTCCCGACCGGGGTGTGAGTATGAACTCGCCGATCCGGCCGCGAGGGTCCGCGTCGGAATGCGGCGGCGAGGCGTGGGCCCGTCAGCCCTCGCTCGTGACGAAGCTCAGGGTGCTGCTGTTGTTCCTCGCGCTGTTTCTGTTCGTGCTCCTCGCCGGTCTCGTTCGCAGTCTCGGGTGAGTCCTCCCGGATTCCGGGCATCGTCGGCGGGATTATGTACCGAACTGACGAAGCCTCACGCGAGAGATGGTCGCGCTCGACGCCTACGCGTTCGTCTTCGTCGCCGGCCTGATCACGGCGCTTGCGACGGGGATCGGCGCGTTGCCGTTCTTCTTCTTCGAGACGATCAGCGACCGCGGGAACGTGGCGCTGTGGGGGTTCGCGTCGGGGATCATGCTCGCGGCGTCGCTGTTCGGACTGGTCCAAGAGGGGCTCGCGGAGGGAACGCCGGTCGAAATCGGGGTCGGCATGCTCGCGGGGGTCGCCCTCGTCGTTCTCGCGCACGACGTGCTGATGGACGCCGAGATCGACCCCCGGGAGTACGCGGAGGCGGACTTCAAGAAGCTGATCCTGATCCTCGGGGTGCTGACGGTCCACAGCTTCCCGGAGGGGATCGCGGTCGGCGTCTCCTTCGCGGACCTCGGCGTATCGGGCGGCACCGCGCTGTTCGGCTTCACGGTCCCGCTGTTGGCCGTGTTCATGACCGTCGCCATCTCGATCCACAACGTCCCCGAGGGGACGGCCATCTCGATCCCGCTGCGGGCGATGGGCGTCTCGAAGTGGAAGATGGTGTGGTGGTCGGTGTTCTCCAGCCTCCCGCAGCCGATCGGCGCCGTCGTCGCCTTCGCGTTCGTGCGGTACGCCCGCGAGTTCCTCCCGTACGGCTTCGGCTTCGCGGCGGGCGCGATGATCTACCTCGTCCTCACCGAGTTCGTCCCCGAGGCGCTCGAAACGGGCGCCGACCTCCCGCACGGCGGCAAGCGGGTCCTCGTCGGCGGCGTCGCGCTCGGCGTCGCGCTGATGATCCCGCTCGCGTATTTATAAGCGACCGAAGGCGACGACGAGGTATTTTAAACGAGAGTGACCGGCTGCGACGATCGTTTATAAAACGCAGTGCGGTGGCGCGTGCCGACGAGCGCCCGGTAGGGCGCGAGTCGCAGGCGCGAGGGACGCGGCGAGCGAGGGGGCGACCGAAGGGAGCCCCGAGCGAGCCGCGAGGCTGGGGAGGTGTGAGGTGCGGTCGCTGTGCGGTGCGGGGTGGGACTCAAAGGGGCAGTCGCGAGGACGGCGCAGGCGACGCGAGCACCGCAGGAGCGAGTGGAACGAGCGACGAGGAGCGCGGCGAGCGTGCGCCGTCCTCGCGGCTGGGGCTTTGGAGGCGTTCGTCGCCGATCTTCCGGAAACCGTTTATAAATAAGCGACTGGGGCTTTGGAGGCGTTCGTCGCCGATCTTCCGGAAACCGTTTATAAATAAGCGACTGGGGCTTTGGAGGCGTTCGTCACCGATCTTCCGGAAACCGTTTATAAATAAGCGACTGGGGCTTTGGAGGTGTTCGTCGCCGATCTTCCGGAAACCGTTTATAAATAAGCGACTGGGGCTTTGGAGGCGTTCGTCACCGATCTTCCGGAAACCGTTTATAAATAAGCGACTGGGGCTTTGGAGGCGTTCACCAGCTGTCATCCATTTATAAACAACCACCCGATTCGACGGCTCACTCGCCACCCAACACGGTCGGGTTGACCGCACCCGAGCCCTCGCCAACGTCGTAGCCGCGGCGGACCGCCTCGGTCATCTCCTCGACCGCGGCGCCGACCGCCTCGGGGAGCGACTCTCCCCGCGCCAGCCGCGCCGCGATCGCGCTCGATAACGCGCAGCCGGAGCCGTGGGTCGCGTCGGTGTCGATCCGGGGCGTCTCGAAGCGGTCGACGGTCGGCTCGCCGCGCTTCGCGGTTTCGCCCCCACCCGCACCTGCTGCGCGAACGAGCGTGTCGACGACGACGCCCTCCTCGACCGATTCACCCTCGGTCAGGTGCCCCCCTTTCACCAGCGCCGCGTCCGCGCCGAGCGCGACGAGCTCCCGCCCGGCCGCCTCGGCCTCGGCCGGGGTCTCGACCGGTTCGTCGGTCAACACCGCGGCCTCGTCGGCGTTCGGCGTGACGAGCGTCGCGGCCGCGACCAACTCCTCGTAGGCGTCCTCGGCGGCGGGCGAGAGCAGCCGGTCGCCGGTCGCCGCGACCATCACGGGGTCGACGACGAGGGGCGCGTCGGCGTCCCCCGCCAGCTCCGTCACCGTCTCGACGATCTCGGCGGTCGCCAGCATCCCCGTCTTGACCGCGCCGAGGTCGAAGTCGTCGGCGACCGCCGCGTACTGGCTCGCGACGTGATCGGCCGGGAGCGGGTGGACGTCCTCGACGCCGCGGGTGTTCTGTGCGGTCGTCGCCGTCACGACCGACGCGCCGAAGACGCCGTGCGCGCGCATCGCCGTCAGGTCCGCCTGAATCCCCGCCCCGCCGCCGCTGTCGCTGCCGGCGACCGTCAGCGCGACCGGCGAGTCGACCGGGTCGTACTCGGGCATACGCGGCGATACAACTTGATGATATTAATCGGTGGTGGTTCACTCACCCTCGACGCTCCCGAACGCCGCCTGCCGTCGCCGAACGACCTTTTCGGCTCGGGGCCGTACCCCGGATCATGGCAACCGACTCCGACGCCGCGACCGGCGCCGACGAGGCCGAGGCGATCACCGTCTACTCCGACTACGTCTGTCCGTTCTGCTTCCTCGGGCGGCGGTCCCTCGCGAGCTATCAGGAGACGCGCGAGGAGCCGCTCGACATCGACTGGCACCCGTTCGACCTCCGCGCGGGCCAGCGCGGGCCGGACGGCGAGATCGACGGCGACGCCGACACCGGGAAAGACGAGGAGTACTACGAGCAGGCGCGCGAGAACGTCCGCCGGCTTCAGGAGGAGTACGGCGCGGAGGAGATGGAGCTCGAGCTCGCGACCGACGTCGACTCGCTGCCCGCGCAGGTCGTCTCGGTCCGCGTGCGCGAGACCGCGCCGGACGCGTGGCTCGCGTTCGACGAGGCCGTCTTCGACGCGCTCTGGCTGGAGGGGCGCGACATCGGCGACCGCGACGTGCTCGCCGACATCGCGGCCGACGTCGACGGGCTCGACGCAGCCGTGGTCGACGAGGCGCTCGGCGACGACGACCTCCGCGAGCGCGTGACCGACATGTTCGACGCCGCGAGGCGGCAGGGCGTCACCGGCGTCCCGACGTTCGCGTACGAGGGCCACGCCGCGCGGGGTGCGGTCCCGCCGGAGCAGCTCGAACGGCTCGTCGAAGGCGTCTGATCGCGACGGACTCGGGAGCGCCGATCAGCCGTCCGCGTCGGGAGCGGAGCCGGAACGTCTTCCGTCCCCCGCGGCGCCCGATTCGGCGGCGTCGGCGCGGGAGCCCACGAATCGGTGCGCGAGCGCGACGCAGCCGAACGCGAGCGCGAAGCCGGCGACGACGTCGGTGAGCCAGTGGATTCCGAGGTACATGGTCGCGATCACGACCGACAGCGAGAGCGGGACCGCGATCAGCGTCCACAGCGGGTACTCCTCGCGGGTCAGAATCGCGAACGTCCCGACGGTGACCGAAAGCGAGGTGTGCAGCGACGGGAAGACGTTCGAGGCCTCGTTCACCTCGCTCGCGAGCAGTATCACGTCCGGCTGGTTGGTGAACAGCAGCGGCGTCACCATGTCGGGTATCACGTTCCGCGGGCCGTGCGCGAACACCAGCGTGTAGAGGACAAGTCCGACCCCGTAGTTGAGCGCGTACGCGACGAGCAGTCGCCTGACCGGCGTGGTACGGGGTAACGCGAGGTACGCGATCACCGGGAACGCGAGGAGGAACGCGTACCCGTACACGTACACCCGCGAGAAGTAGGCGGTCAGCGGGGGCGACGCGAACGTCGCCTGAACCCACGCGACGAAGCCGCCCTCCAGCCCGTAGATGAGCGCCGTCGCTTGGATCCCGAAGAGCCTGGAGACGTCCAGCAGCGCCGGGCGGCCGACCGCGCTGGCGAGAAGCACCACGCAGACGAGCGCGACGGCCCGACGCGCGTCCCAGATCCGCCCGCGAACTCCGCCCCACGTCTCCCGAAGTCGAGCCGGACCGATTACCACGACGCTCGCGACGGCCAGCATCGCCCCGACCCACGCCACGACCGACGTGAGGACGGACAGAAGCGGCGTCATTGCCCCCGCGAGAGCAGCCGGCCGTCCTCGTCGAATCGATACCCGATCTCTCGGAGCGCCGCGCGGGCCGCCTCGACGTCGAGCGACCCCGCGTCGTCGAAGAACGGGTGAACGGGGTCAGTTCCGTCGTCCCACGCCAGCGAGTCGGGGACCGCGTCCGGCGACGCCGCGAGCGGCGAGGCCGCCGCCTGCGCGTACCCGTCGAACGTCTCGTCGACGACCGCGGACTTGTCGATCAGCCGCGCGATAACCGCCCGGAACCGGGGGTTCGACAGCGGGCTCTCCCGCACGTTGTACCCGACGTGGTAGAACGCCGCCGACCGACCGCTCACGAGCCGGGTGTCGTCCGAGCGGCCGATCCGGGGGA of Halorubrum trapanicum contains these proteins:
- a CDS encoding signal peptidase I, whose product is MNHTLTSPRIRKAANVLGIVLLLALVAPFAVYAAPEIVGADESFVVLTASMTPAIAPGDVVIVAERDPTTVVDGDVITFMRGTSEVPVTHRVIDVVDEGGTLAFETMGDANEGPDPGLVPAGNLVGVVALTIPYIGYVIQFAGTQAGFVTLVLLPFGLLAVTEVWSIVRSREETHTGADAGSDTGSDTPEATADGFVGPDAIAAPGAVASDGTDAAPAETAEDDVASAETAATGSGGISVDAVGGAAAVLLAFAPYAAYVAFELRTAATIAVAVAAATLLLGALAAWVPASGVLDRNRPSAEPATVNDAASDDAVIDDAADGAADDHAAGDDIAADAAGDDHGPEYAERASDSVEPSGSAAVTDGSGGVQSATAPASSPSTTPPSQPDRAGEVD
- a CDS encoding DsbA family protein; protein product: MATDSDAATGADEAEAITVYSDYVCPFCFLGRRSLASYQETREEPLDIDWHPFDLRAGQRGPDGEIDGDADTGKDEEYYEQARENVRRLQEEYGAEEMELELATDVDSLPAQVVSVRVRETAPDAWLAFDEAVFDALWLEGRDIGDRDVLADIAADVDGLDAAVVDEALGDDDLRERVTDMFDAARRQGVTGVPTFAYEGHAARGAVPPEQLERLVEGV
- a CDS encoding ZIP family metal transporter produces the protein MVALDAYAFVFVAGLITALATGIGALPFFFFETISDRGNVALWGFASGIMLAASLFGLVQEGLAEGTPVEIGVGMLAGVALVVLAHDVLMDAEIDPREYAEADFKKLILILGVLTVHSFPEGIAVGVSFADLGVSGGTALFGFTVPLLAVFMTVAISIHNVPEGTAISIPLRAMGVSKWKMVWWSVFSSLPQPIGAVVAFAFVRYAREFLPYGFGFAAGAMIYLVLTEFVPEALETGADLPHGGKRVLVGGVALGVALMIPLAYL
- the thiD gene encoding bifunctional hydroxymethylpyrimidine kinase/phosphomethylpyrimidine kinase, whose protein sequence is MPEYDPVDSPVALTVAGSDSGGGAGIQADLTAMRAHGVFGASVVTATTAQNTRGVEDVHPLPADHVASQYAAVADDFDLGAVKTGMLATAEIVETVTELAGDADAPLVVDPVMVAATGDRLLSPAAEDAYEELVAAATLVTPNADEAAVLTDEPVETPAEAEAAGRELVALGADAALVKGGHLTEGESVEEGVVVDTLVRAAGAGGGETAKRGEPTVDRFETPRIDTDATHGSGCALSSAIAARLARGESLPEAVGAAVEEMTEAVRRGYDVGEGSGAVNPTVLGGE
- a CDS encoding phosphatase PAP2 family protein — its product is MTPLLSVLTSVVAWVGAMLAVASVVVIGPARLRETWGGVRGRIWDARRAVALVCVVLLASAVGRPALLDVSRLFGIQATALIYGLEGGFVAWVQATFASPPLTAYFSRVYVYGYAFLLAFPVIAYLALPRTTPVRRLLVAYALNYGVGLVLYTLVFAHGPRNVIPDMVTPLLFTNQPDVILLASEVNEASNVFPSLHTSLSVTVGTFAILTREEYPLWTLIAVPLSLSVVIATMYLGIHWLTDVVAGFALAFGCVALAHRFVGSRADAAESGAAGDGRRSGSAPDADG